From Novosphingobium resinovorum, the proteins below share one genomic window:
- a CDS encoding efflux transporter outer membrane subunit: MKRMSIRLMAGVLPALALGACSLAPKYVQPDLPVPASWPVGDAYLQQSEASLPVVSYKDIFRDPRLQSLVEEALANNRDLRVAAANVAAARAQVRVTRANQFPAVGISGSATDTETGGGFGLNGMSYSVQGGISSFELDLFGKLANATRSDRDTALATESAARTVRLGLVADLAQAWATYAADTDLLKLAQATAANAKDSVRLSSARLKGGVAARTELRQAEQVLETANGDLATQTAALAQDINAIRLLVGAEFDRALLPTGIDEVNSSLGEVPAGLSTQVLLRRPDVVQAEYQLRAANADIGVARAQLFPTISLSALIGFASQSLSSLFDTASRTTTLGADGSWSVFNAGGRKANVEVTKAQRDAALATYEKAIQTAFRETADALADQGTLTERLRAATAFTSAAQDAATLTEASYRRGIVGSLDNLVAQRSLYSARQAEIAVRLTQAGNRIALYRVLGGDQATAPAQP, encoded by the coding sequence ATGAAGCGCATGAGCATCCGCCTGATGGCGGGCGTCCTGCCTGCCCTCGCCCTTGGCGCCTGTTCGCTGGCCCCCAAGTACGTCCAGCCCGACTTGCCGGTCCCGGCCTCCTGGCCGGTTGGCGACGCCTACCTGCAGCAAAGCGAGGCTTCGCTGCCGGTGGTGTCCTACAAGGACATATTCCGCGATCCTCGCCTGCAGTCGCTCGTCGAGGAGGCACTGGCCAACAACCGCGACTTGCGCGTGGCGGCGGCGAACGTCGCGGCGGCGCGGGCACAAGTGCGCGTAACTCGGGCGAACCAGTTCCCGGCTGTCGGCATCAGCGGCTCCGCCACCGACACCGAGACCGGCGGCGGCTTCGGCCTCAACGGCATGAGCTATTCGGTGCAGGGCGGTATCTCCAGCTTCGAGCTGGACCTGTTCGGCAAGCTCGCCAACGCCACCCGGTCCGACCGCGATACAGCACTGGCGACGGAATCGGCAGCGCGGACGGTTCGCCTTGGCCTCGTCGCCGATCTTGCGCAGGCTTGGGCGACGTATGCCGCCGACACCGACCTGCTCAAGCTGGCGCAGGCTACTGCGGCCAACGCCAAGGATAGCGTGCGGCTGTCGTCCGCCCGCCTCAAGGGCGGCGTCGCCGCGCGCACGGAACTGCGGCAGGCCGAGCAGGTTCTGGAAACCGCCAATGGCGACCTCGCCACGCAGACCGCCGCGCTGGCGCAGGACATCAACGCGATCCGCCTTCTCGTAGGTGCGGAATTCGATCGCGCGCTGCTCCCGACCGGGATCGACGAGGTCAACTCCAGCCTCGGCGAAGTGCCTGCCGGGCTCTCGACGCAAGTATTGCTCCGCCGCCCCGACGTGGTTCAGGCCGAATACCAACTGCGCGCCGCCAATGCCGACATCGGCGTGGCAAGGGCTCAGCTTTTCCCCACGATCTCGCTGAGCGCCCTGATCGGCTTCGCCAGCCAGTCGCTGTCGAGCCTGTTCGACACGGCCTCGCGTACGACGACGCTGGGTGCGGACGGGAGTTGGTCGGTATTCAACGCGGGCGGCCGCAAGGCCAATGTCGAGGTGACCAAAGCCCAGCGCGACGCGGCCCTGGCGACTTACGAAAAGGCAATCCAGACCGCCTTCCGGGAAACCGCCGACGCCCTCGCCGACCAGGGGACGCTCACCGAACGCCTGCGCGCCGCGACCGCCTTCACCAGCGCCGCGCAGGATGCCGCCACTCTCACCGAGGCAAGCTATCGCCGGGGCATCGTCGGCTCGCTAGACAACCTCGTGGCGCAGCGCAGCCTCTATTCCGCGCGGCAGGCGGAGATCGCAGTTCGCCTCACGCAGGCGGGAAACCGGATCGCGCTTTATCGGGTGCTCGGCGGGGATCAGGCAACGGCGCCTGCTCAGCCGTAA
- a CDS encoding dihydrodipicolinate reductase, protein MSQDANRTWRVVQWATGNVGSRALRMVIEHPRMELVGLWVNSAEKVGKDAGELCGLAETGIKATNSLDEIVALDADCVLFMPQGTDWDALCALLASGKNVVTTRCDFHYPPLIDPGNRARIEEACAAGGTSIHSTGSSPGFVTEALAIPLLSLQRGHGLLTIDEYGDVSSRNSPDMLFNIMGFAAPMAPFDQHRAEHLKGDFGSSLSQIAEAIGLPCDEIEAVGELSAARHDVEIAAGRIPAGTVGAMRTTITCMHKGRPILRFRANWYATTDIEHDWNLRESGWRVTTEGDTPVKVDITFPVAEEDYAAYTPGLTAHRPINAIPAVCAAAPGIRTTVELPQIVPLYG, encoded by the coding sequence ATGTCGCAAGACGCAAACAGGACTTGGCGTGTCGTCCAGTGGGCAACCGGGAACGTCGGCAGCCGCGCCTTGCGCATGGTCATCGAGCATCCCCGAATGGAGCTGGTCGGCCTGTGGGTCAACTCGGCGGAAAAGGTCGGCAAGGACGCGGGCGAACTCTGCGGCCTTGCCGAAACCGGCATCAAGGCGACCAACTCTCTGGACGAGATCGTCGCTCTCGATGCCGACTGCGTGCTGTTTATGCCGCAGGGGACCGATTGGGACGCCCTGTGTGCATTGCTCGCGTCAGGCAAGAATGTGGTGACGACGCGCTGCGACTTCCATTACCCGCCGCTGATTGATCCCGGGAACCGTGCCCGGATCGAGGAGGCCTGTGCCGCAGGTGGAACCTCGATCCATTCCACCGGTTCGAGCCCCGGTTTCGTCACCGAGGCGCTGGCGATCCCGCTGCTGTCGCTTCAGCGCGGGCATGGGCTGCTGACGATCGACGAATATGGCGACGTATCAAGCCGTAATTCGCCCGACATGCTGTTCAACATCATGGGCTTCGCAGCGCCCATGGCGCCTTTCGACCAGCACCGGGCCGAGCATCTCAAGGGCGACTTCGGCAGTTCGCTTTCACAGATCGCCGAGGCCATAGGATTGCCCTGCGACGAAATCGAGGCAGTCGGCGAACTGTCGGCGGCGAGGCACGACGTGGAGATCGCGGCAGGCAGGATACCTGCCGGTACGGTGGGCGCAATGCGTACCACGATCACCTGCATGCATAAAGGGCGCCCAATCCTGCGCTTCCGTGCCAACTGGTACGCCACCACCGACATCGAACACGACTGGAACTTGCGCGAGTCCGGCTGGCGGGTCACCACCGAAGGGGACACGCCGGTCAAGGTGGACATCACCTTCCCGGTCGCGGAGGAGGACTACGCAGCCTACACCCCCGGACTGACCGCGCATCGGCCTATCAACGCCATCCCGGCGGTCTGCGCTGCCGCTCCCGGCATCCGCACGACCGTCGAACTGCCGCAGATCGTCCCGCTTTACGGCTGA
- a CDS encoding TonB-dependent receptor has product MKTAGTFASIFALAVVAPVSVHAQEAQNAAAADEGAIIVTAQRRAEAQVDVPISITNLSSDALKTASVQQLADIGKVTPALRFDFAGGFFQPTIRGIGTAVTTSGGGGNVGIYIDGFYSPNPLAADFDLISVNSIQVLKGPQGTLFGRNTTGGAILVTTREPSTSGNAFEGRVTYGRYNEAKAEAFTNYVISDRVALSLEGQYRRGNGWQRDISNDDRRVGDYENWSFRLGLKAELTDTVDVLLRYKHGQVDDPSTMLASSLDTSDFGLGAPFGGVPGTYTTAKNRIASGSVPEVFRSNTDVVQGTIRADLGFADLTSYSQYRSENSFMSQDLDYSGLDLFQLGLPNLNETWSQELLLTSKAGPKLQWTAGLFYFQNTDTYITYINNGGNAPDQRIRLGGSSTTVRSYAAFLDATYEITPQLFLTAGARYSIDKIVDAYWNQQFLLTEMPVPNISNNKLTPRVVLRYKPTDRTSIYASFTKGYKAAISDVGGSCQIPDTNYTCNRVQPEDINAYEVGFKYEDRGLSFEAAGFYYDYKNLQVSIYRTGTAEIINAATSEIYGLEGALHYQVTPAFQINAGASYVHARYKRFNNAPVYVRCSELGEETAATCAANGITFVVVPTTLEDVTMQRTPEFTGFVGARYETDLAGGELALSGNLFYSSSFFFGPSGVQFKQGGYETLALRAQWNAPDDKFHVAVFGDNVTNSRYLTQAQYSSFGIGANWSKPVTYGVEFGVKF; this is encoded by the coding sequence GTGAAGACAGCAGGGACTTTCGCGTCCATATTCGCATTAGCAGTGGTGGCGCCGGTTTCGGTGCACGCGCAGGAGGCACAGAATGCCGCCGCAGCGGACGAGGGCGCGATCATCGTCACCGCGCAGCGCCGTGCCGAAGCGCAAGTGGACGTGCCGATCTCGATCACCAACCTGTCTAGCGATGCGCTCAAGACCGCCAGCGTGCAGCAACTGGCGGACATCGGCAAGGTTACCCCGGCGCTGCGCTTCGACTTCGCGGGCGGGTTCTTCCAGCCCACCATTCGCGGCATCGGCACGGCGGTGACGACTTCGGGCGGGGGCGGCAATGTCGGCATCTACATCGACGGGTTCTACTCGCCCAACCCGCTGGCGGCCGACTTCGATCTCATCAGCGTGAACTCGATCCAGGTGCTGAAAGGGCCGCAAGGCACGCTGTTCGGCCGCAACACCACCGGCGGCGCGATCCTCGTCACCACTCGCGAGCCGTCCACTTCGGGCAATGCTTTCGAAGGTCGCGTGACTTACGGCCGCTACAACGAGGCCAAGGCCGAAGCCTTCACCAACTACGTCATTTCCGACCGTGTGGCACTGAGCCTAGAGGGCCAGTATCGCCGCGGTAACGGTTGGCAGCGCGACATCTCCAATGATGATCGGCGCGTGGGCGACTACGAGAACTGGTCGTTCCGTCTCGGCCTCAAGGCGGAACTGACCGACACGGTGGACGTCCTGCTGCGCTACAAGCACGGCCAGGTGGACGATCCCTCGACCATGCTGGCGTCCAGCCTCGACACCTCAGATTTCGGGCTCGGTGCGCCGTTCGGTGGAGTGCCGGGGACTTACACCACGGCGAAGAACCGCATCGCCAGCGGTTCGGTGCCGGAAGTCTTCCGCTCTAATACCGACGTAGTGCAAGGCACGATCCGCGCCGATCTCGGCTTCGCGGACCTGACCTCCTACAGTCAGTACCGCAGCGAAAACTCGTTCATGTCGCAGGACCTCGACTATTCCGGATTGGACCTGTTCCAGCTTGGCCTGCCCAACCTCAACGAGACCTGGAGCCAGGAACTGCTGCTCACCTCCAAGGCGGGGCCAAAGCTGCAGTGGACGGCGGGTTTGTTCTACTTCCAGAACACCGACACCTATATCACCTACATCAACAACGGCGGAAACGCGCCTGACCAGCGTATCCGGCTCGGCGGATCGAGCACCACGGTCAGGAGCTACGCCGCGTTCCTCGACGCCACTTACGAGATCACGCCGCAGCTTTTCCTGACCGCGGGCGCGCGCTATTCGATCGATAAGATCGTCGATGCCTACTGGAACCAGCAGTTCCTGCTGACCGAGATGCCGGTGCCGAACATCTCGAACAACAAGCTGACCCCGCGCGTGGTGCTGCGCTACAAGCCGACCGACAGGACGAGTATCTACGCCTCGTTCACGAAGGGCTACAAGGCGGCGATCTCGGACGTCGGCGGCTCGTGCCAGATCCCCGACACGAACTACACCTGCAACCGCGTGCAGCCAGAGGACATCAACGCCTACGAAGTGGGCTTCAAGTACGAGGACCGCGGCCTCTCGTTCGAGGCGGCGGGGTTCTACTACGATTACAAGAACCTGCAGGTGTCGATCTACCGCACCGGCACGGCGGAGATCATCAACGCCGCGACCTCGGAAATCTACGGGTTGGAGGGTGCGCTGCACTACCAGGTCACGCCCGCTTTCCAGATCAACGCTGGCGCGTCCTACGTCCATGCGCGCTACAAGCGGTTCAACAACGCGCCGGTCTACGTGCGCTGTTCTGAACTGGGCGAGGAAACCGCTGCGACTTGCGCCGCCAACGGGATCACCTTCGTCGTCGTTCCCACTACGCTGGAAGACGTGACGATGCAGCGCACGCCCGAATTCACCGGCTTCGTCGGCGCGCGCTACGAGACGGACCTGGCCGGCGGGGAACTCGCGTTGTCGGGCAACCTGTTCTACTCGTCGAGCTTCTTCTTCGGTCCCTCGGGCGTGCAGTTCAAGCAAGGGGGCTATGAGACCCTGGCCCTGCGCGCGCAGTGGAATGCGCCGGACGACAAGTTCCACGTCGCGGTCTTCGGGGACAACGTCACCAACAGCCGCTACCTCACGCAGGCGCAGTATTCGAGCTTCGGCATCGGCGCGAACTGGAGCAAGCCGGTGACTTACGGCGTGGAATTCGGAGTGAAGTTCTGA
- a CDS encoding MFS transporter: MATAQEEEAGGAFAPLRERTFRNIWTASLFSNFGQLFLGVGAQWEMTRLSNSPSMVALVQTAMMIPLMLVTLPAGAIADMFDRRRIAMTGLTFSAVSAAILAAVTFLGLTTPWLLLAFCVLTGAGVALFSPSWQASIPEQVSRTHLPAAVALGTISYNVARSFGPALGGVIVVIYGVKVVFGMTSLLYLPLLTAFFFWRRRHVPSRLPPERIDRAILTGARYALHAPAVRTALLRVLGFGLSTATASALAPLIAKDLLQGNAATFGILLGAQGVGAVGGALFVSQIRAMVSTEWAIRLFAIASGVALVAIGFSHSLVLTCLAFLVVGAGNILTVAMLNVTVQLSAPRWVTARALSLFSSAITAGIGIGAWGWGVVAARHDVAFALVASGLAVAATALLGMVLPIREEPEADMDSVEIGHEPSATLPLTLRSGPLVVEVEYDVDPELAREFYEVMMTMQRVRKRIGGFDWTIARDIENPALWTERYHCPTWGDYLRMRGRYTQADYAIQAQADGFNRSNNGRRVRRRLERPFGSVRWKAESYDPRQETIGYITPGT, translated from the coding sequence ATGGCGACGGCGCAGGAAGAGGAGGCAGGCGGGGCCTTCGCACCGCTTCGCGAACGCACGTTCCGCAATATCTGGACGGCCAGTCTCTTCTCCAACTTCGGCCAGCTCTTCCTCGGCGTCGGTGCGCAATGGGAGATGACGCGGCTCAGCAATTCACCCAGCATGGTCGCCCTGGTGCAGACCGCGATGATGATCCCGTTGATGCTGGTGACCCTGCCCGCAGGCGCCATCGCCGACATGTTCGACCGTCGCCGGATTGCCATGACCGGCCTGACGTTCAGTGCGGTGAGTGCGGCAATCCTGGCGGCAGTGACGTTCCTTGGGCTGACGACGCCCTGGCTGCTACTGGCTTTCTGCGTACTGACCGGGGCAGGCGTGGCGCTGTTCTCGCCGTCGTGGCAGGCCTCCATCCCTGAGCAGGTCTCGCGCACACATCTGCCTGCCGCGGTGGCGCTGGGAACGATCAGCTACAACGTCGCGCGCAGTTTCGGGCCTGCGTTGGGCGGAGTGATCGTGGTGATTTACGGTGTGAAGGTTGTGTTCGGCATGACCTCGCTGCTCTACCTGCCGCTGCTCACTGCGTTCTTCTTCTGGCGACGCAGGCACGTGCCTTCCCGGTTGCCGCCGGAGCGGATCGACCGCGCGATCCTGACCGGTGCGCGCTACGCGCTGCATGCTCCGGCGGTGCGTACCGCGCTGCTGCGGGTGCTCGGCTTCGGGCTGTCGACGGCGACGGCCTCTGCGCTTGCGCCGCTGATTGCAAAGGATCTTCTCCAGGGCAATGCAGCGACTTTCGGCATCCTGCTTGGCGCACAAGGCGTCGGTGCAGTGGGGGGAGCGCTGTTCGTGAGCCAAATTCGGGCGATGGTCTCGACCGAGTGGGCGATAAGGCTGTTCGCGATCGCCAGCGGAGTTGCCCTCGTCGCGATAGGGTTCAGTCACTCGCTGGTGCTGACCTGCCTTGCCTTTCTCGTCGTCGGGGCGGGCAACATCCTTACCGTCGCCATGCTCAACGTGACGGTCCAGCTTTCCGCGCCGCGTTGGGTCACGGCGCGGGCACTTTCGCTGTTCTCCTCCGCGATCACGGCCGGGATCGGCATCGGCGCATGGGGCTGGGGAGTGGTCGCCGCCCGCCATGACGTCGCCTTCGCGCTGGTCGCGTCGGGCCTCGCTGTTGCTGCCACGGCGCTGCTGGGCATGGTCCTTCCGATCCGCGAGGAGCCCGAGGCCGACATGGATTCGGTCGAGATCGGTCACGAACCTTCGGCCACTCTGCCGCTCACCCTGCGCTCCGGCCCGCTGGTCGTCGAGGTCGAGTACGACGTCGATCCCGAACTCGCCCGCGAATTCTACGAGGTCATGATGACCATGCAGAGGGTGCGCAAGCGCATCGGCGGCTTCGACTGGACCATCGCGCGCGACATCGAGAACCCGGCATTATGGACAGAGCGATACCACTGTCCGACCTGGGGCGACTACCTGCGCATGCGCGGGCGCTACACCCAGGCCGATTACGCTATTCAGGCCCAGGCAGACGGCTTCAACCGTAGTAACAATGGCCGCCGTGTGCGCCGCCGTCTCGAGCGCCCTTTCGGCTCCGTGCGGTGGAAGGCGGAGTCCTATGATCCACGCCAGGAAACGATCGGCTACATCACCCCGGGTACCTGA
- a CDS encoding acetyl-CoA C-acetyltransferase, with translation MTEAYIIDAVRTPRGLGKMGKGALSQMHPEHLSATVLAALKDRNDLDTADVDDVIWGVSAAMGLQAGDIGRMAALDAGYDVKAGGVTLNRFCGSSLTATSLSAAMIKSGMADLMVAGGMDMLSYAGMYGAKMREAGVGSAGMGAGNPRLQAKHPQSNQGVCADAIAAMEGISRQELEALGVESQRRAAVAIAEGRFDKSTIVVKDDEGNVILDHEEYPRPETTAESLAQLKPAFEMFLNMPSASGGKTYGELINQVYPDVEIKPIHHVGISSGVVDGASAILLASKDYAEAHGLKPRARIVAMAETGDCPTLMLNGPVPAARKVLAKAGLGVEDIDVFEVNEAFAVVVEKFIRDLDLDRAKVNPNGGSMALGHPIGGTGAMLIGTALDELERTGGRYGLITMCAAGGMAPAMIIERV, from the coding sequence TTGACCGAGGCCTACATCATCGACGCCGTGCGCACCCCGCGCGGGCTCGGAAAGATGGGCAAGGGGGCGCTGTCGCAGATGCATCCCGAACATCTCTCGGCAACGGTTCTCGCTGCGCTGAAGGACCGCAATGATCTCGACACCGCCGACGTCGACGACGTGATCTGGGGCGTCTCGGCGGCAATGGGGCTGCAGGCCGGCGACATCGGACGCATGGCGGCGCTCGACGCAGGCTACGACGTGAAGGCAGGCGGCGTGACCCTCAACCGCTTCTGCGGATCGAGCCTCACCGCCACGAGCCTGTCGGCCGCTATGATCAAGTCGGGCATGGCGGACCTCATGGTCGCAGGCGGCATGGACATGCTCTCCTACGCTGGCATGTACGGCGCGAAGATGCGCGAGGCGGGCGTCGGCAGCGCCGGCATGGGTGCGGGCAATCCGCGCCTCCAGGCAAAGCACCCGCAATCCAATCAGGGCGTCTGCGCCGACGCCATCGCCGCTATGGAAGGCATCTCCCGCCAGGAACTCGAAGCGCTCGGCGTGGAGAGCCAGCGCCGCGCCGCGGTAGCCATCGCCGAGGGTCGCTTCGACAAGTCCACCATCGTCGTGAAGGACGATGAGGGCAACGTCATCCTGGACCACGAGGAGTATCCGCGCCCGGAAACCACCGCCGAAAGCCTTGCGCAGCTCAAGCCCGCCTTCGAGATGTTCCTGAACATGCCCTCGGCGTCCGGCGGCAAGACTTACGGCGAACTCATCAACCAGGTCTACCCGGACGTTGAGATCAAGCCGATCCATCACGTCGGCATCTCCTCGGGCGTCGTCGACGGCGCTTCGGCGATCCTGCTGGCCTCAAAGGACTACGCCGAGGCCCACGGGCTCAAGCCGCGCGCGCGCATCGTCGCCATGGCCGAGACGGGCGACTGCCCCACCCTCATGCTCAACGGCCCGGTGCCCGCAGCACGCAAGGTACTCGCCAAGGCGGGCCTCGGCGTGGAGGACATCGACGTCTTCGAAGTGAACGAGGCCTTCGCCGTGGTCGTCGAGAAGTTCATCCGCGACCTTGACCTCGACCGCGCCAAGGTCAATCCCAATGGCGGGTCGATGGCGCTCGGCCACCCGATCGGCGGCACCGGCGCCATGCTGATCGGCACCGCTCTCGATGAACTCGAGCGCACCGGCGGGCGTTATGGTCTTATCACGATGTGCGCGGCGGGCGGCATGGCCCCTGCCATGATCATCGAACGCGTCTGA
- a CDS encoding MarR family winged helix-turn-helix transcriptional regulator: MATEADEKPVGTISNPFNMRDETPTRQVGLRMTIVARLQRNNFDRKVAALNVTRSQWAMIAIVARYPGSTQRTVAEYLEMSEASAGRLIDRLCAEGLLERRDRRDDRRARAVYLTEQARPLLDKLGAIATESELKMFAGFSEDEVNTLLDFMTRIYDNVSRG; this comes from the coding sequence GTGGCGACTGAAGCCGACGAAAAACCGGTGGGAACGATCAGCAACCCGTTCAACATGCGCGACGAGACCCCGACACGGCAGGTTGGCTTGCGCATGACCATCGTGGCGCGGCTGCAGCGCAATAATTTCGATCGCAAGGTGGCCGCCCTCAACGTGACCCGCTCGCAATGGGCGATGATCGCGATCGTCGCGCGCTATCCAGGGTCCACGCAGCGGACCGTCGCGGAATATCTCGAAATGTCGGAGGCTTCCGCCGGCCGCCTGATCGACCGCCTCTGTGCAGAGGGCTTGCTGGAGCGCCGCGACCGCCGCGACGATCGGCGAGCCCGCGCCGTCTACCTGACCGAGCAGGCTCGGCCTCTCCTCGACAAGCTGGGCGCCATCGCGACCGAAAGCGAACTCAAGATGTTCGCCGGCTTTTCCGAGGACGAGGTGAACACCCTTCTCGATTTCATGACGCGCATCTACGATAACGTCAGCCGGGGATAA